One genomic window of Caldivirga maquilingensis IC-167 includes the following:
- a CDS encoding sodium:calcium antiporter, producing MGIVDVVVLIAIGVALTFTGGLLFTNALEYMGGRSRIGESFIGAIISPIFTSMPELIIFAVALYLYGGESGQDIGIGTVMGEPFMISTIVFPFLFLFVTIGRLMGIRDDTVLEVNKELIIPYLLFTALYPTILLPALISNVTVKYTVALLLILTYLIYIKLMYSHQGLVIEDYEEPYLSFIIGLSRRKYALAITQAALALVILIIGSRLMVYAINEASSLLSIDALSLTIIIVPLATVLPESITAVIWVLKNRDTMAVAALVGEKVLYSTIYPALGLLLTHWRLTLGALVSVIVVEVISMVVIYHIVRRRLTPDVAVLGLMGYVAYIILVFHLA from the coding sequence ATGGGGATAGTGGACGTAGTTGTTTTAATTGCCATTGGAGTTGCCTTAACCTTCACTGGGGGTTTACTGTTCACTAATGCCTTAGAGTACATGGGTGGGAGGTCTAGGATTGGTGAATCCTTCATTGGGGCAATAATATCACCCATCTTTACATCAATGCCTGAATTAATTATATTTGCAGTGGCTCTTTACCTATACGGTGGTGAGTCTGGGCAGGATATTGGAATTGGGACTGTAATGGGTGAACCCTTCATGATATCCACAATAGTCTTCCCATTCCTCTTCCTCTTCGTAACCATAGGTAGGTTAATGGGGATTAGGGATGATACGGTACTTGAGGTTAATAAGGAATTAATAATCCCTTACCTACTCTTCACCGCACTCTACCCAACTATACTTCTACCAGCCTTAATAAGTAATGTTACCGTAAAGTACACGGTTGCTTTACTGCTCATTCTAACCTACTTAATTTACATTAAGTTAATGTACTCTCACCAGGGATTGGTGATTGAGGATTATGAGGAACCATACCTGTCATTTATCATTGGCTTAAGTAGGCGTAAATACGCCTTAGCCATTACCCAAGCGGCTTTAGCCCTAGTTATCTTAATAATTGGCTCAAGGCTAATGGTTTACGCCATTAATGAGGCCTCCTCCCTGCTCTCTATTGATGCATTATCATTAACAATAATCATCGTCCCCTTAGCCACTGTCTTACCTGAATCAATAACCGCAGTAATATGGGTGCTTAAGAATAGGGACACCATGGCTGTAGCCGCATTAGTGGGTGAGAAGGTCCTTTACTCCACAATATACCCGGCATTAGGTCTACTTCTAACCCACTGGAGGTTAACGTTAGGTGCATTAGTAAGCGTTATAGTGGTTGAGGTCATTTCAATGGTGGTGATTTACCATATAGTGAGGAGGAGGTTAACCCCTGATGTAGCGGTACTGGGTTTAATGGGTTATGTAGCCTACATAATACTGGTTTTTCACCTGGCTTAA
- a CDS encoding NAD(P)/FAD-dependent oxidoreductase, with the protein MIRRVVHSADVVVVGGGVVGLATAYNLAKRGVKVALVDRGVIGGGSSTRNASRFRVQFGNRENTRYAIEAVRELMRIRSELNWNPMIRRGGYLWLFRSSEAMRSFEEINNSIWKPLGASVKLMDSGELANKYPYINSKLYVGAAFGPQDGELHHDYLMYGYLSRLREMGALIIDETPINKISVVNGEVKGVEGIGAVVNAKTVIVTAGAWSGEILKTAGVELPINAIRKEIGITAPVRFFIEPSLIIDTHTNAYFGQTLRGEIIGSIEVNEEPGLKPFNNTLKWLRAWAKAMSEVMPASRRIPLMRIWSGYYEVTPDNSHIMGRLDSWPRGLYVAAGFSGHGLMFGPLTGRLMADYVLDGKVSPIMEPFLPDRLSKGKLIKEHLVIG; encoded by the coding sequence GTGATTAGGCGAGTGGTGCATAGTGCTGATGTAGTAGTCGTTGGGGGCGGTGTTGTTGGCTTAGCCACAGCCTATAATTTAGCTAAGAGGGGGGTTAAGGTTGCGTTAGTGGATAGGGGGGTTATTGGTGGTGGTAGTTCAACGAGAAACGCCTCAAGGTTCAGGGTTCAGTTTGGGAATAGGGAGAACACTAGGTACGCCATTGAGGCTGTGAGGGAGTTAATGAGGATTAGGAGTGAGTTAAACTGGAACCCAATGATAAGGAGGGGTGGGTACCTTTGGTTATTTAGGAGTAGTGAAGCCATGAGGAGCTTCGAGGAGATTAATAACAGTATTTGGAAGCCCCTTGGTGCATCAGTTAAGTTAATGGATAGTGGGGAATTAGCTAACAAGTACCCTTACATTAATAGTAAGCTTTACGTTGGAGCAGCCTTTGGGCCTCAGGACGGTGAACTGCACCACGACTACTTAATGTACGGGTACTTGAGTAGGCTTAGGGAAATGGGGGCGTTGATAATTGATGAGACTCCTATCAATAAGATAAGTGTGGTTAACGGTGAGGTTAAGGGTGTTGAGGGTATTGGTGCTGTGGTTAATGCTAAGACAGTCATCGTCACTGCTGGTGCATGGAGTGGTGAAATACTTAAGACAGCTGGTGTTGAATTACCCATTAACGCAATTAGGAAGGAAATAGGCATAACAGCACCAGTGAGGTTCTTCATTGAACCCTCACTAATAATAGACACACATACCAACGCCTACTTCGGCCAGACCCTGAGGGGTGAGATCATTGGATCCATTGAGGTTAATGAGGAGCCTGGGCTTAAACCCTTCAATAACACGCTTAAGTGGTTGAGGGCTTGGGCTAAGGCAATGAGCGAAGTTATGCCTGCATCAAGGAGAATACCCTTAATGAGGATTTGGTCAGGCTACTACGAGGTGACTCCAGATAACAGCCACATTATGGGTAGGCTCGACTCATGGCCAAGGGGACTATACGTTGCAGCAGGCTTCAGTGGGCATGGTTTAATGTTTGGTCCATTAACCGGTAGGTTAATGGCTGATTACGTGCTCGATGGTAAGGTAAGCCCCATAATGGAGCCATTCCTACCTGACAGGTTAAGTAAGGGTAAGTTGATAAAGGAGCATTTAGTGATTGGTTAA
- a CDS encoding XTP/dITP diphosphatase, giving the protein MVTLRFVTRNQHKLKEATSILSQYGISIVMENSINKVEIQSDSLEEIVNYALRLNCVDWLVVEDDGLFVDSLNGFPGPYSEYVYRTIGLRGLLRLLQGSRDRGAYFKSVVGLCINNEVKLFTGIVKGRLSEEPRGSSGFGYDPVFIPEGYDLTFAEMGEDLKNKLSHRSRAFNNLATYLTRIN; this is encoded by the coding sequence ATGGTGACCTTAAGGTTCGTGACTAGGAATCAACATAAGTTGAAGGAGGCTACTTCAATACTCTCCCAGTACGGTATAAGTATAGTGATGGAGAATTCGATTAATAAGGTTGAGATTCAGAGTGATAGCTTGGAGGAGATCGTTAATTACGCTCTTAGGTTAAATTGCGTTGATTGGCTTGTCGTTGAGGATGACGGCTTATTCGTGGATTCCCTTAACGGTTTCCCCGGACCCTACTCAGAGTACGTTTATAGGACAATAGGGTTAAGGGGCCTGTTGAGGCTTCTTCAAGGCTCAAGGGACAGGGGTGCGTACTTTAAGTCCGTTGTGGGCTTATGCATTAATAATGAGGTTAAGTTATTCACAGGTATTGTTAAGGGTAGGTTAAGTGAGGAGCCGAGGGGTAGTAGTGGGTTTGGGTATGACCCAGTCTTCATTCCCGAGGGCTATGACTTAACGTTCGCTGAGATGGGTGAGGATTTAAAGAATAAGTTGTCGCATAGGTCAAGGGCCTTCAATAATTTAGCAACCTACTTAACCAGGATTAATTAA
- a CDS encoding FAD-dependent oxidoreductase: MVDQGQGRLSNPVMLSSPRTGEVRGFICCEWWCSGYWLSNGALNQCEGRVNAQSRLMGFLSGLARPSVLPRSRLVKVAWPIATRFAKGMRHVDASQLPEPPKAKLINVVTDVLVIGGGLSGLVTAMELSRLGLKVTIVEGNSELGGRIAELEGQGKFKVSDYVNEAKAKLTDGVLTGVVFDGFLEDAAIGHSLDGGSLLEFNYKVLVLATGSREVPLVFPGNYKVPMYTGLTYLKLVKAGVIKGEPILYGTDEWGLGVARELIRLGLNPLVMDHAIQPRTGRLNDLKDLRTLMGAYISGVEVEGTRFRLRYQIPEGPKKFTTGEATGDALISTVRVPAVELLAQLGAELVYDVVLGGIVPRHKWGGEVIGLRNVYVVGEVTGMIPLSVIPLQAKAVAYSIAATYGLVKPEEADKAIAEFKNALVTSNPAALDAFNRLEKGLHDVGYFQEPNVPEVPQWASDWYFLDKADDQLICFCEDVSLGDLLRVTREFLGLKEIKLYILHDEVPKRRELKMPRMEYIKRATGLGTGACQGKLCMVTANLILARLMRRKPYEFGLFRQRPPLNPIPMGTLGDAE, translated from the coding sequence ATGGTTGATCAGGGTCAGGGACGATTAAGTAACCCGGTAATGTTAAGTAGTCCGAGGACTGGTGAGGTTAGGGGGTTTATTTGCTGTGAGTGGTGGTGTAGTGGTTACTGGCTTAGTAATGGTGCATTGAATCAATGTGAAGGACGGGTTAATGCTCAATCCCGCTTAATGGGCTTCTTAAGCGGCTTAGCTAGGCCATCAGTATTGCCTAGGAGTAGGCTTGTTAAGGTTGCGTGGCCCATTGCTACCAGGTTCGCTAAGGGTATGAGGCATGTTGATGCGTCTCAGCTCCCTGAGCCGCCTAAGGCTAAGTTGATTAATGTTGTAACCGATGTACTGGTGATTGGTGGTGGGTTAAGTGGCTTGGTTACGGCTATGGAGTTGAGTAGGCTTGGGTTAAAGGTGACTATTGTTGAGGGGAATAGTGAATTAGGTGGTAGGATTGCTGAATTAGAGGGTCAGGGTAAGTTCAAGGTTTCCGACTACGTTAATGAGGCTAAGGCTAAACTCACTGATGGGGTGTTAACGGGGGTTGTGTTTGATGGTTTCCTTGAGGATGCGGCCATTGGGCATTCATTAGATGGGGGTAGTCTACTTGAATTCAACTATAAGGTTCTCGTATTGGCCACTGGGTCTAGGGAAGTCCCCCTGGTTTTTCCAGGCAACTATAAGGTACCCATGTATACTGGTTTAACCTACCTTAAACTGGTTAAGGCTGGTGTTATTAAGGGTGAACCAATACTGTATGGTACCGATGAGTGGGGTCTTGGGGTTGCTAGGGAATTAATTAGACTTGGCTTGAATCCACTTGTCATGGATCACGCCATACAGCCCAGGACAGGTAGGCTTAATGACTTGAAGGATTTAAGAACATTAATGGGCGCCTACATAAGTGGTGTCGAGGTTGAGGGAACTAGGTTTAGGTTAAGGTACCAAATCCCTGAGGGCCCTAAGAAATTCACCACTGGTGAAGCCACTGGTGATGCATTAATCTCCACAGTCAGGGTGCCTGCAGTGGAGCTTCTTGCTCAATTAGGCGCTGAATTAGTTTATGATGTTGTGCTTGGTGGTATAGTGCCTAGGCATAAGTGGGGTGGGGAGGTTATTGGGTTGAGGAATGTGTACGTTGTCGGTGAGGTCACTGGAATGATACCATTATCCGTTATTCCACTTCAAGCTAAGGCCGTTGCCTACTCAATAGCAGCCACATACGGCCTAGTTAAACCTGAGGAGGCTGATAAGGCTATTGCTGAGTTTAAGAATGCATTAGTAACCAGTAACCCAGCTGCCTTAGATGCCTTTAATAGGCTTGAGAAGGGTCTTCACGATGTGGGTTACTTCCAGGAACCAAATGTACCAGAGGTGCCTCAATGGGCTAGTGACTGGTACTTCCTGGATAAGGCTGATGACCAGTTAATATGCTTCTGCGAGGATGTTTCACTAGGTGACTTACTTAGGGTTACTAGGGAATTCCTGGGGTTGAAGGAGATTAAACTGTATATTCTTCACGATGAGGTTCCAAAGCGCCGTGAACTCAAGATGCCTAGGATGGAGTACATTAAGAGGGCCACCGGGTTAGGTACGGGTGCATGCCAGGGTAAATTATGCATGGTTACCGCTAACCTAATACTGGCTAGGTTAATGAGGAGGAAGCCCTATGAATTCGGGCTCTTTAGGCAGAGGCCTCCATTGAATCCAATACCCATGGGTACACTGGGTGATGCGGAGTGA
- a CDS encoding DMT family transporter, protein MSRLSGGLIYSIALALVWGVAYPLTRMAEAYASPMVISVVRVGAASLLMYPLARRLILNSRMLIVSVLNMGLFLVLINMSILYSPNPGLAALMIYTQPLFVAVFEWLMLKRRLSLMRIGGVLLGFMGVAVASLSSLSLSLGVVVGLMAGLLWGLGTVLYSMWFRDVNPLVANASSSVLSIPVTALALPIDPALSLTIKGILLILLVVLDAQVLGFMLWFKAISSERPSTVSSILLLTPILALYFSALMIKSSVTPLEVVGAVITIIGLFMVVKSS, encoded by the coding sequence ATGAGTAGGCTAAGTGGTGGTTTGATTTACTCTATTGCGTTGGCCTTGGTGTGGGGTGTGGCGTATCCGCTTACAAGGATGGCTGAGGCTTATGCTTCGCCTATGGTTATTTCAGTGGTTAGGGTGGGTGCCGCCTCATTACTCATGTATCCTTTGGCTAGGAGGCTTATATTGAATTCAAGGATGCTTATAGTGTCGGTGCTTAACATGGGGCTTTTCCTGGTTTTGATAAACATGTCAATACTCTACTCCCCTAATCCAGGTTTAGCGGCGTTAATGATATATACGCAGCCGCTTTTTGTGGCTGTTTTTGAGTGGTTGATGCTTAAACGTAGGTTGAGTTTAATGAGGATTGGGGGTGTTTTATTGGGTTTCATGGGGGTTGCTGTGGCTTCATTGAGTTCACTGTCCCTTAGCCTTGGGGTGGTTGTGGGTTTAATGGCTGGTTTACTGTGGGGTCTTGGGACTGTTCTTTACTCAATGTGGTTTAGGGATGTTAACCCATTGGTGGCTAATGCATCATCATCAGTATTATCAATACCTGTGACTGCATTGGCTTTACCCATTGATCCTGCATTATCCTTAACCATTAAGGGTATTTTACTGATTCTTCTAGTGGTGCTTGATGCCCAGGTACTAGGCTTCATGCTCTGGTTTAAGGCAATTAGCAGTGAGAGGCCGAGTACAGTATCGTCAATACTACTCTTAACACCAATACTAGCCCTCTACTTCAGTGCATTAATGATTAAATCAAGTGTAACACCCCTTGAAGTAGTGGGTGCAGTGATTACTATCATTGGCTTATTCATGGTTGTTAAATCCAGTTAA
- a CDS encoding transcriptional regulator, whose amino-acid sequence MRRDTAIGVALMVIGAVVIVAYGWLVFATPWWRIVLELTGFIAVAAVFGILAWIGYALATTPPPKPIEEIEKEIQEELQKLQEEEKKQEGSKGSS is encoded by the coding sequence ATGCGTAGAGACACTGCGATTGGTGTTGCATTAATGGTGATTGGGGCAGTGGTAATAGTGGCTTACGGTTGGTTAGTCTTCGCCACCCCATGGTGGCGTATTGTACTTGAGTTAACAGGCTTCATAGCAGTCGCCGCCGTATTCGGTATACTGGCGTGGATTGGGTACGCCCTAGCAACCACACCACCACCAAAGCCCATTGAGGAGATTGAGAAGGAGATTCAGGAGGAGCTGCAGAAGCTTCAGGAGGAGGAGAAGAAGCAGGAGGGTAGTAAGGGGTCATCTTAA
- a CDS encoding RNA polymerase Rpb4 family protein: MVRKVKDYIDVSNPEALRLLEDIVTKYGLESQVINITLDYLRRYSKVKPEDAEALIKELTSKYGLARITAIQVVNIMPSTPEELQAIISVEKRPFKEEDLKEIVDLLNSHRAKLG; encoded by the coding sequence GTGGTTAGGAAAGTTAAGGATTACATTGACGTGAGTAACCCGGAGGCGCTTAGATTACTTGAGGATATTGTAACTAAGTATGGCTTAGAGTCACAGGTAATAAACATTACCCTGGATTACCTTAGGAGGTATAGTAAGGTTAAGCCTGAGGATGCTGAGGCCCTTATTAAGGAGTTGACGAGTAAGTATGGTTTAGCCAGGATTACAGCTATTCAGGTGGTTAACATTATGCCCTCAACCCCTGAGGAGCTTCAGGCAATAATAAGTGTTGAGAAGAGGCCCTTTAAGGAGGAGGATCTTAAGGAGATTGTGGATCTCCTTAACTCCCATAGGGCTAAGTTAGGGTGA
- a CDS encoding ZIP family metal transporter, protein MVPLIALIMGLYAGLTVYLGFSIVLLRRISMQRLGFMNAIAGGLLGYLFVELAMELVEKSEELASEGLWWDYTVFIITTSISLLCTLALLSYIERRIKRNKASWSRLGYRLDPSSLSTLLAVGLGIHNLGEGLGIGSALALTNLGLAALLSIGFAVHNATEGFAISAPLLASRVINDSGDTDAKYPLNLPRRLLVLGAVAGLPTTIGALALSAVKPNELLIMNALAVSSASIIYATFNVSISALGQLKEEPFKFWLGIFLGVVLAILVETILAILNINI, encoded by the coding sequence ATGGTTCCATTAATTGCATTGATTATGGGCCTTTACGCCGGCCTTACAGTCTACCTAGGCTTCTCCATAGTGCTCCTCAGGAGGATAAGTATGCAGAGGTTAGGCTTCATGAATGCAATAGCTGGGGGATTATTGGGTTACCTTTTTGTGGAGCTGGCCATGGAGCTAGTTGAGAAATCCGAAGAGTTAGCCAGTGAGGGACTCTGGTGGGACTACACAGTGTTCATCATAACCACGAGCATATCGTTACTCTGCACACTGGCTCTTCTCTCATACATAGAGAGGCGCATAAAGAGGAATAAGGCCTCATGGTCAAGGCTGGGGTATAGGCTTGACCCATCATCCCTGAGCACCCTGTTGGCTGTGGGTTTAGGCATACATAACCTCGGTGAGGGTTTAGGCATAGGCTCCGCGCTAGCGTTAACCAACCTGGGTCTGGCTGCATTATTATCCATAGGCTTTGCAGTACATAACGCAACAGAGGGCTTCGCCATATCTGCACCCCTATTAGCCAGCAGGGTGATTAATGATAGTGGAGACACTGATGCAAAGTATCCCCTAAACCTACCCAGGAGATTACTCGTACTTGGTGCAGTGGCCGGGTTACCCACAACAATAGGGGCCTTGGCGTTATCCGCCGTGAAACCCAACGAGTTGTTGATAATGAATGCTTTAGCAGTATCATCAGCCTCAATAATCTACGCCACATTTAACGTAAGCATATCAGCCCTAGGTCAACTAAAGGAGGAACCTTTCAAGTTCTGGCTAGGCATATTCCTGGGTGTAGTGTTAGCCATATTAGTGGAGACTATCCTAGCCATACTCAACATAAATATTTAG
- a CDS encoding MBL fold metallo-hydrolase translates to MVTVEVLGGGGEVGRMAILVKGSRNSVLLDYGVNFDDEGKPVFPLHVRPRDLSAVVLSHAHLDHCGALPGLYISASPPLYATPLTAELAEIMFKDTVKLSGYYLPYEEEEVRNTLRRVNPVNFNDTVNLNGDSLTFLNAGHVPGSMMTLLNIDGFRILFTGDFNLSQSNLLNGADVYSIPRDIDLVVMEATYAGGTHPPREKLEEEFINAVKTTLDEGGSVLIPSFTIGRTQELLLTLIKHNITDVPIYIDGLARIANRIISKYPQFLRDPNLYAKAITYSSEVMGNYYRKNALRDQAVIITPAGMLKGGAAVYYLKRLGGDRRNAVILPSYQAPDSPGYELLTKGVVKVDNEEIRVNAKVYWFDFSAHSGLEELINFISYFKDETNILIVHSSPRNALRLSEHLDERNIHVTLTTGEAIEI, encoded by the coding sequence ATGGTTACCGTTGAGGTTCTTGGTGGAGGCGGTGAAGTAGGTAGGATGGCTATTCTAGTTAAGGGTTCAAGGAACTCGGTGCTACTTGACTATGGGGTTAACTTCGATGATGAGGGTAAGCCGGTCTTCCCACTGCATGTTAGGCCGAGGGATCTTTCAGCTGTTGTGCTTAGTCATGCTCATCTAGATCACTGTGGGGCATTGCCTGGATTATACATTAGCGCATCACCACCACTCTACGCAACCCCCTTAACGGCTGAGTTAGCTGAGATAATGTTTAAGGATACCGTTAAGTTAAGTGGCTATTACCTGCCTTATGAGGAGGAGGAGGTTAGGAATACCTTAAGGAGGGTTAACCCGGTTAACTTCAATGATACCGTTAACCTAAATGGCGACTCCTTAACATTCCTCAACGCTGGGCACGTGCCAGGCAGTATGATGACGCTTCTAAACATTGATGGCTTCAGGATACTGTTCACTGGGGATTTCAATCTCTCGCAATCCAACCTACTTAATGGGGCTGATGTCTACTCAATACCCAGGGACATTGACTTAGTGGTAATGGAGGCTACATACGCAGGTGGAACGCATCCACCTAGGGAGAAGCTTGAGGAGGAGTTTATTAATGCCGTTAAGACTACATTGGATGAAGGGGGCTCAGTCCTAATACCCAGCTTCACCATAGGTAGGACACAGGAACTACTCCTCACCTTAATTAAGCATAACATCACTGATGTACCAATATACATTGATGGCTTAGCCAGGATAGCTAATAGGATAATAAGCAAGTACCCTCAATTCCTAAGGGACCCAAACCTATACGCTAAGGCAATAACATACAGTAGTGAAGTAATGGGTAATTACTATAGGAAGAACGCATTAAGGGATCAGGCAGTAATAATAACACCAGCCGGCATGCTTAAGGGTGGTGCAGCGGTATATTACCTTAAGAGGCTTGGGGGTGATAGGAGGAATGCGGTAATACTACCCAGTTACCAAGCCCCAGATTCACCTGGATACGAATTATTAACCAAGGGTGTGGTTAAGGTTGATAATGAGGAGATTAGGGTTAATGCTAAGGTTTACTGGTTCGACTTCTCAGCGCACAGTGGATTGGAGGAGTTGATTAACTTCATTAGTTACTTTAAGGATGAAACCAACATACTTATAGTCCACTCAAGCCCGAGAAACGCGTTAAGGCTTAGTGAACACTTGGATGAAAGAAACATACACGTAACATTAACAACAGGTGAAGCCATTGAGATATAG
- a CDS encoding acylphosphatase: MGSGVRVRVIVKGIVQGVGFRSFIRRHATALGLTGYVRNLPDGESVEIVVSGPEDRVNELIKLAKRGPPAAVVDSVEVEPYEGVEDFTGFSVRYD, from the coding sequence ATGGGGAGTGGGGTTAGGGTAAGGGTAATTGTTAAGGGTATTGTGCAGGGTGTGGGTTTTAGGTCATTCATTAGGCGTCATGCCACGGCCCTCGGTTTAACAGGCTATGTTAGGAACCTGCCTGATGGTGAGTCCGTTGAAATAGTGGTGAGTGGACCGGAGGATAGGGTTAATGAGTTAATTAAGTTAGCTAAGAGGGGTCCACCCGCTGCTGTTGTTGATAGCGTGGAGGTGGAGCCTTATGAGGGTGTTGAGGATTTCACAGGCTTCTCAGTAAGGTATGATTAA
- a CDS encoding DUF655 domain-containing protein: MVRKEDYAYVLDIIPPEEALMKEAEIIRRGFPRRDTYLQVVGEEYFTLLEVTLKHEATVEIGERVYIGNGVRDKVNKIVRRLKYDELTPQAKQELEAVVEKIVKVREKFFIDWINKAGPLTLKLHSLELLKGIGKKTLNQVLEERVKKPFESFDDFKNRIGINVQRLIVERIIRELQGNEQYYVFTAPPPP; this comes from the coding sequence GTGGTTAGGAAGGAGGATTACGCCTACGTCCTAGACATAATACCGCCTGAGGAGGCTTTAATGAAGGAGGCTGAGATTATTAGGAGGGGCTTCCCTAGGAGGGACACTTACCTGCAGGTTGTTGGGGAGGAGTACTTCACGCTTCTTGAGGTTACGCTTAAGCATGAGGCTACTGTGGAGATTGGGGAGAGGGTTTACATTGGTAATGGGGTTAGGGATAAAGTGAATAAGATTGTTAGGAGGCTTAAGTACGATGAATTAACGCCACAGGCTAAGCAGGAGCTTGAGGCTGTGGTGGAGAAGATTGTTAAGGTTAGGGAGAAGTTCTTCATAGACTGGATTAATAAGGCCGGGCCACTTACATTAAAACTACATAGTCTTGAATTACTTAAGGGTATTGGTAAGAAGACCCTTAACCAGGTGCTTGAGGAGAGGGTTAAGAAGCCCTTTGAAAGCTTTGATGACTTTAAGAATAGGATTGGGATTAATGTGCAGAGGCTTATCGTTGAGAGGATTATAAGGGAGCTTCAGGGGAATGAACAATACTACGTCTTCACAGCACCACCCCCACCATAG
- a CDS encoding GH12 family glycosyl hydrolase domain-containing protein, whose protein sequence is MNTKLITVTVIIVVLVIIGVGALLLIHKPSVSQAQELPINMTALINLCRSSQFNITLISTSASQAYLSRYVTTLSDVRLSYRIENNLYNVASFNGVSYLAFNPLNGSLCYYGNFTNVQDKGVAQWAYPEIIIVGYKPWDGYPVYNLRNPNLTLPAKISELLQPNGGGYDWIKLTYSVAYSPSTFPEDFAFDIWILHNPSEVGTVTKPDLELMIWLFFNNTGITWAKVGETKIPIIVNGVYSNVTWAVLVSCNFPWTYVAVVPQDTGNTTIAGGWRAATVEFQLAPFLNAILQFVPNEKCGTGLPNYPIKDKAYLENLTMVDIELGIEFGNMHIKNGEVGYYLKGISILKER, encoded by the coding sequence ATGAACACTAAGTTAATCACAGTGACTGTAATAATAGTGGTACTGGTGATAATAGGTGTAGGTGCGTTGCTTTTAATTCATAAGCCCTCAGTGAGCCAGGCTCAGGAGCTACCCATTAATATGACTGCGTTAATTAACCTATGTCGTTCAAGTCAGTTTAACATTACGTTAATCTCAACCAGTGCCTCGCAAGCATACTTGTCTAGGTATGTAACTACATTAAGTGACGTTAGGTTGAGTTACAGGATTGAGAATAACCTCTACAATGTGGCTTCCTTCAATGGTGTATCCTACTTAGCCTTTAATCCATTAAACGGCTCATTATGCTACTACGGTAACTTCACTAATGTTCAGGATAAGGGGGTTGCTCAATGGGCTTACCCTGAAATAATAATTGTTGGTTACAAGCCTTGGGATGGTTACCCAGTTTACAATCTACGTAATCCTAATTTAACATTACCAGCTAAGATTAGTGAACTGCTTCAACCTAATGGTGGCGGTTATGATTGGATTAAGTTAACTTACTCAGTGGCGTATTCACCAAGCACATTCCCGGAGGACTTCGCCTTCGATATTTGGATACTGCATAATCCAAGCGAAGTTGGGACTGTTACTAAACCTGACTTAGAGTTGATGATTTGGTTATTCTTCAATAACACCGGCATAACATGGGCTAAGGTTGGGGAGACTAAAATACCAATCATAGTTAATGGTGTTTATAGTAATGTGACTTGGGCAGTATTAGTCTCATGTAACTTCCCATGGACTTACGTCGCAGTAGTACCACAGGACACCGGCAACACTACAATAGCTGGTGGATGGAGGGCTGCAACGGTTGAATTTCAGTTAGCCCCATTCTTAAATGCAATCCTTCAATTCGTACCCAATGAGAAATGCGGGACAGGCTTACCAAATTACCCAATTAAGGATAAGGCTTACCTAGAGAACTTAACCATGGTTGATATTGAACTTGGAATAGAATTCGGGAACATGCATATTAAGAATGGGGAAGTCGGCTATTACCTTAAGGGCATTAGTATACTCAAGGAGAGGTGA